Sequence from the Planctomycetota bacterium genome:
GCGCATAGATATAAGCTCCGGGTAATTGGTTCGCGGTGCTGATAGAAATGGTCGGCGCGATATAGATTGATAAAGCCTTAGTTGCGGTTTGGCTGTCGTTAGAAGTTACCTGGACGGTAAAGTTCGATGCGCCGGAAGCCGTGGGCGTCCCGGCAATTAATCCGGTAGAAGAATTCAAGGATAATCCGGCAGGCAGGCTTCCGTTTGTAATTGACCAGCTGTAAGGCGTAGTGCCGCCGGTGGCAACTACTGTTGCGCTATAGGCATAATTTATATCGTTTGGCGGTAAAGAAGCGGTGGTAATATTCAACTGGTTGGTGCCGACGGTAATAGCAAACTGTTTGCTTACATTTGCCCCGCCGAAACAGTGGGCGGTCAAGGTGAAAGTGACAACTCCGGTCTGGGTGGGCGAGCCTACTATTTTTATCTGGCCGGGCAAACGCGCGGTATAATAATTATAGCCCTGGTCATACCATTCAAAATCACCTGTGCCGTTCGGGTTGGTGGTTTGGAGATTCATCCCGGCAGGCAAAGCACCGGCGGAGATTGTCCAGTAATAACCTGAGCCCGCGGGCCAATCGCCGTATTCGCCGTCAACTACCGTGGCGTTAAACACTGTGCCGTCTGCGGCGTTAACTTGTGTATTATATGCAGTATTAAGCAAGGCATCAGGCAAGGGGGAATTTGTGGTGATGGTTGGGTCTGCAAAGGCGAGATTTACGGTGGCTATACATATTAATAAGGCGATGCCGAAAGCTCCTATGTTAACGGCGCGGTTGTTTTTCTGCATAACAATCCTCCTTATTTATTGTTTGATACTATAACTTTTATTAATCTCTTTGTCAAGGGCAAATTTATTTATTATCAATATTTCTTTTCAGCGACACAGTAATACTCTTTTCTAAATCGTTTAGATGAATGGGTTTTTCCAGGTAATCTGAAATCCCGTATTTCTTTAATGACTCGAACGTTTCCGAATCAGGCAGTCCGGTCATAACCAAAACTTGCAGGTTGGGCTTTAATTCCTTAGATAATTTAATTAATTCTATTCCGCTTATTTCCCGCCCATTAGGGCGAGGCTCGCCAACGGCGGCCGTCATGTTTAAATCTGCCAGCATCAAGTTAACCTGATTAGTTTTGAGGTATTCTAACGCCTTCTTAGGTTCGGCAAAACTGATTGCCTCATAATTCTTTTTCCCCAGGAATCTCGTTAAAAAGTTACCGACGGACTGGTCATCATCCACCACCATTATTTTAGGTATCATTTTCCCTGCGATAAAATGGAAAACCATTTCAGCGGTTGTCGTATCATATCAATCTATTTTCTATTTTTCGCTGCCTCCTTTTATCTAAACGGTTAAGATATAAAAGCAACATTTACTTTTCTTATGCCCAATAAAAAAAGGGCAAGGAACCACTTGCTGGGTTTATGCCCTTCGTCGGCTAAGACTCTTGACACGACCAGCGTCGCGGAACCCCGCCCCAAAGGCAGAGTCCACGCATCAAGAGTATTACATTATTAGCCGACGAAAGTACTTTATTTAACTTGACCTGATTTTATAAGTTTAGCTTAGACTTGTCAAGCGAAAAA
This genomic interval carries:
- a CDS encoding putative Ig domain-containing protein — encoded protein: MQKNNRAVNIGAFGIALLICIATVNLAFADPTITTNSPLPDALLNTAYNTQVNAADGTVFNATVVDGEYGDWPAGSGYYWTISAGALPAGMNLQTTNPNGTGDFEWYDQGYNYYTARLPGQIKIVGSPTQTGVVTFTLTAHCFGGANVSKQFAITVGTNQLNITTASLPPNDINYAYSATVVATGGTTPYSWSITNGSLPAGLSLNSSTGLIAGTPTASGASNFTVQVTSNDSQTATKALSIYIAPTISISTANQLPGAYIYAPYLTVVNAADGTLVQSTVVDGEYGNWSAGSGYRWELAAGNLPPSMALVTNNASGSAEDWYDQGNNHFSGWL
- a CDS encoding response regulator — translated: MIPKIMVVDDDQSVGNFLTRFLGKKNYEAISFAEPKKALEYLKTNQVNLMLADLNMTAAVGEPRPNGREISGIELIKLSKELKPNLQVLVMTGLPDSETFESLKKYGISDYLEKPIHLNDLEKSITVSLKRNIDNK